One segment of Toxoplasma gondii ME49 chromosome VI, whole genome shotgun sequence DNA contains the following:
- the SRS22A gene encoding SAG-related sequence SRS22A (encoded by transcript TGME49_238440~Gene product name based on ToxoDB Community Expert Annotation.~Signal peptide predicted by SignalP 2.0 HMM (probability 0.998) with cleavage site probability 0.827 at residue 20), giving the protein MKFSLLTLGALAISAQQASALRGNDGRSSRVIEKEAEVAKNVCLTTPLSFDIAEAGQSVTFKCDKTLKYLDPALDSKNPKMYKGSNPVTIHDFLPSASLTEVTAAADDQVSETQRGSNGSDSEKEKEYKFTVPTLPSEQQDLHVYCKAVDPSTAERTENPNACQVTFHIASSAVRPFLAAGVVAGVIASVLQFA; this is encoded by the coding sequence ATGAAGTTCTCCCTTCTGACCCTCGGCGCTCTCGCCATCTCTGCCCAGCAGGCCTCCGCCTTGCGCGGCAACGATGGAAGGTCCTCCCGGGTTATTGAGAAAGAAGCCGAAGTCGCGAAGAACGTTTGCTTGACCACACCCCTCAGCTTCGACATTGCCGAGGCGGGCCAGTCTGTCACCTTCAAGTGCGATAAAACCCTCAAATACCTGGACCCAGCGCTCGACTCCAAGAATCCGAAGATGTATAAGGGATCCAATCCTGTCACCATTCACGATTTCCTTCCCAGCGCGTCACTCACAGAAGTCACGGCCGCTGCTGATGACCAGGTGTCCGAGACGCAACGGGGGTCCAACGGATCAGATtctgagaaggagaaggagtACAAGTTCACAGTTCCCACCTTGCCCAGTGAACAGCAAGACCTTCATGTCTATTGCAAAGCGGTGGACCCATCAACAGCTGAAAGAACCGAAAACCCAAATGCGTGCCAGGTTACCTTCCACATCGCTTCCTCGGCTGTCCGCCCCTTCCTGGCTGCGGGTGTTGTTGCTGGTGTCATTGCTTCTGTGTTGCAGTTCGCCTAA
- the SRS22B gene encoding SAG-related sequence SRS22B (encoded by transcript TGME49_238460~Gene product name based on ToxoDB Community Expert Annotation.~Signal peptide predicted by SignalP 2.0 HMM (probability 1.000) with cleavage site probability 0.816 at residue 20): MKFSLLALGALALSAQQACASEGGSDNGTTQQGGSVAQHTCKDNPLSFNITDAGQSVIFTCDPSVKNLDPKLEAEQKMYKGTEAVPIISLLPGATLKAVNSNTVEQPKQRDATGNTFNFTVPALPSEQLELHVNCTATGTEASSRSQGTANDCQVNFHIASSAVRPVMAASAVAGVIASLLHFV, translated from the coding sequence ATGAAGTTCTCCCTTCTGGCCCTCGGCGccctcgccctctctgcCCAGCAGGCCTGTGCCTCGGAAGGCGGGAGCGATAATGGTACCACTCAGCAAGGAGGCTCGGTGGCCCAACATACTTGCAAGGACAATCCGCTCAGCTTCAACATCACCGACGCCGGCCAGTCTGTGATCTTCACGTGCGATCCTTCCGTGAAGAACCTGGACCCGAAGCTCGAGGCCGAGCAGAAGATGTATAAGGGAACCGAGGCCGTCCCCATTATCAGCCTTCTCCCTGGTGCGACTCTTAAAGCAGTCAACTCCAATACTGTTGAGCAGCCTAAACAGCGTGATGCTACGGGGAACACGTTCAACTTCACAGTTCCCGCCTTGCCCAGTGAGCAGCTGGAGCTCCATGTCAACTGCACGGCCACTGGTACAGAAGCGAGTAGCCGTAGCCAAGGCACCGCCAACGATTGCCAGGTTAACTTTCACATCGCTTCCTCGGCTGTCCGCCCCGTCATGGCCGCGAGCGCCGTTGCTGGAGTCATTGCATCTCTTCTGCACTTCGTCTAA
- a CDS encoding hypothetical protein (encoded by transcript TGME49_238450): MPTRDHSLVSGFPRLKTKKFIVLLSTYNHHVDQPLPPLGFRSTSWPCGVLTKKCEAFAKCGIGLTLWSVDKVFSHMSTWMLRQVVAFQSASGSRMFALCRDTGGKGELVGGCCFCFLKKHCSSLGNSNNAQPLEERGRESFNTTTTAVSYREALPDMNCYKCKIHIHEEGYLWSCT, translated from the coding sequence ATGCCGACTAGGGACCACTCCCTAGTTTCAGGGTTCCCACGGTTAAAGACAAAGAAATTTatcgttcttctttccacaTACAACCATCACGTGGATCagcctctccctcctttgGGCTTTCGATCGACGTCTTGGCCTTGTGGCGTCTTGACGAAAAAATGTGAAGCGTTTGCAAAATGTGGTATCGGATTGACACTCTGGAGCGTCGACAAAGTATTTTCTCACATGAGCACCTGGATGCTGCGGCAGGTAGTTGCTTTTCAGAGCGCCTCTGGTTCACGCATGTTTGCGCTGTGTCGTGACACTGGCGGAAAGGGGGAGCTCGTTGGTGGCTGttgtttttgttttctcaAGAAGCATTGTTCCTCCCTCGGCAATAGCAATAACGCTCAACCGCTGGAAGAAAGAGGTCGAGAAAGTTTCAACACGACCACAACGGCTGTCTCATACCGCGAGGCACTTCCAGACATGAACTGCTACAAATGtaaaatacatatacatgaaGAAGGATATTTATGGAGTTGTACATAG